CAAGGCGCTGTGGGCCGACGTGCGGATCGTGGGCGTGGAGCCCGACGACTCCGACGCGATGTACCAGAGCCTGCAAGCGGGCACGCGGGTGCGGCTGGGCACCGTGGGCATCTTCGTGGACGGGGTGGCGGTCAAGCAGGTCGGCGCCTACACCTTCGACCTGACCCGGCGCTACGTGGACGACTGGGTGCGGGTGAGCACCGACGAGGTGTGCGCGGCGATCAAGGACGTGTTCGACGACACGCGGGCGGTGATGGAGCCCGCCGGGGCGCTGGCGGTCGCGGGCCTGAAAAAGTACGCCGCCGAGCGGGGCCTCGCGGGCGAGACGCTGGTGGCGCTGACCTGCGGGGCGAACATGAACTTCGACCGCTTGCGTCACGTCGCCGAGCGCACCGAGATCGGCGAGCGGCGTGAGGCGACCCTGGCCGTGACCATCCCCGAGCGGCCCGGCGCCTTCCGCACCTTTATCGAGGTGATCGGCCCGCGCGCCGTCACCGAGTTCAACTACCGCTATGCCCCCCGTCATGAGGCCCGCATCTTCGTGGGCGTGCAGCTCCGGCACCCCGGCGAGCGGTCGGAACTCGTGGACACCCTCACCGCGCACGGTTACGGGGTCACCGACCTCACCGACAACGAGATCGCCAAGGTCCACATCCGCCACATGGTCGGAGGCCGCGCCCCCGAGGCCACGAACGAGCGGGTCTACTCTTTCACCTTCCCCGAGCGGCCCGGCGCCCTCCTCGAATTCCTGACCCACCTCCACGCGGGCTGGAACATCAGCCTCTTCCACTACCGCAACCACGGCAGCGCCCACGGTCGCGTCCTCGCCGGAATCCAGGTGCCCGACGAGGACCTGGACGCCTTCGCCGCCTTCCTCCAGGGGGTCGGCTACCCGGCGACGGACATGACGGGGAACGCGGCATACCGGCTGTTTTTGACATAGCTGTCAGTGGTCAGCCGTCAGCGATCAGCAAAACAGGTTCTTTCTGACGGCTGAGAGCTGACCGCTCTCAAGGCAGTTCCACCACCCGCACGTTCCCGCCCCGCGCGCTGAGGTACGACAGCCTCTTTCCGTCCGGGCTGACGTTCCAGTCTCCCTGGCGGACCTGATCGCCGAGGTCGCCGAGGGTGCGCCAGGCGTTCGTCTGGGCGTTGTACTCGCGCAGGACGTGGGGGGAGCCGTCGGCGCGCAGGGGGATCAACAGGAGACGCCGGGCGTCGCGCCAGCGGTAGGAGCCGAAGGCGTCCAGCTTGCGCGGCGCCGCGCCCGAGGTGGGCCGCAGCCACAGGCCGTTGCGGCCCGGCGAGTCGAAGGCGACGTAGTAGATGACGCGCGAGCCGTCCGGGCTGACGCTCACCCCCCGGAAGGAGAGGGCGGAGGCGAGGGTGCGGCGGGCCCCCGTGCGCGTGTCGAGGGTAAAGAGGTCGCGGTCGCGGTTCGCCGCGCTGCGCTTGCCGTTCAGCAGGAGGGTCGTCTCATTCAGCCACCCGCTGATCCCGCCCCCGTAAAGGGTGGCGACCTGACGCGGCGAGCCGAACACGTCCGCCACGAAGACGCGGGTGGCGCGGCGGTCGAAGTTCCCCGCCGTGTCGCTGCGCGCGAACGCGAGCCGGTTCTCCGAGGCCGTCCACGTCACGTCCCCGCCGCGCGTGGGGAGGGTAAATCTCCGCCCGTCCGCGAGCCGCTCGATGGTGGTGTTCTCGCCCGTCCCCGGCCTGACCGCCCAGCGCAGCTTCGGAGAGAAGAAGGCGACGGTGGAGAAACGGCGGCTCACCGTCTCCCCGTCCGCCGACACCTGATAGATGCCCGTGGCGGAGCGCGCGGGCGGCCCGTCGAGGAAGAGCAGGGCCTGGGAGTCGGGCGTCCACACCGCGCCGGGGCAGCACGTGCCCGAGAGCACAGCCCGCGACGGCAGCGTGGCGGCGAGCGAGGAGGCCGGGAGGGCGAGGGCCAGGGCGAGGGCGAGGGCCCGTCTCACCGGGCACCCCCCGGCGAGGGCGGCCACGGACGGGCGAACTCGTTGAGGATTCGGCCACCCCGGCGCACCTCGGGCTGCGACTCGGGCGTCTGCCACCGGCGCGGCGCCGCGAGGTCGTACTGGTAGCCGCGCCCGAAGCTGCCCGCCAGCGCCAGCGAGTCCCAGTCGGCGGCGATGTAGGGCAGGGGGTTGAAGAAGCGCTGGTGCGAGCGGTCACGCAGCTCCAGGTGCAGGTGCGGGGCGCTGACACAGGTGAACTGCGAGTCGCCGCTCTCCCCGATGACCTGCCCGCGCGTGACCCGCTGCCCCACCCGCACGGATGAGCGCACCCGCAGGTGCCCGTACAGGCTGCTGAGGTTCCCCGCGTGGTTGATCACCACGTTGTGCGGCGGGCTGCCGTGCGGGCCGTCCACCTCGGCGACCACCCCGTCCCCGATGGCGCGCACCGGCGTGCCGCAGGGAGCGCTGAAGTCCAGCCCCGCGTGCACACCCTGGAGGTTGACGTAGGTCGAGCGGCGCTGGCGGTACGCCCCCGTCGTGTTGCCGTAGCCCTGCCCGAGCAGCCACGTCTCCGGCCCCGGCGCCCCGGCAAAGGGCAGCCCGAACTGCCGGGCGGGTTTCGCTATGGCGCTGTCCGGCAGCGCGGGCGCGTAGTGCGCCCAGGCCACCGCCCCGCCTCCCGCCAGGAGAAGGCCCAGACCCCAACTTCTCTTCCGCATGGGGGATGTTCGCCCGCCGCCGCCTTCAAGACGGTGCGGACGGTTACACGGGGGCTCAGGTTCCAAACCGTCAGGCTCTTCTCCGTTAGTCTTCTTAGTCTATGGCCCGCCCAGCCTGGAGACAGGCGGCGGGCAGCGGCGAAACCTCCTGCTGACGCCAAGGAGGTTTCGACACCGAAAGGAGCGTCCACATGCACAAAGTCGCCATCGTGGGCCGGCCCAATGTCGGCAAGTCCAGCCTGTTCAACCGCCTCGTCGGGCGGCGCGAGGCCGTCGTGGCCGATTTTCCGGGCGTGACGCGGGACGCCAAGGAAGGGCTGATGCTCTACCACAACCACCGCATCACCCTGGTCGATACGGGCGGGTTGTGGAGCGGGGACGAGTGGGAGCAGGCCATCCGCGAGAAGGCCGAGTGGGCGATGGAGGGGGCGCAGGCCGTGATCTTCGTCCTCGACCCGCGTGAGGGTCTGTCGGCGGCGGACTACGAGGTCGCCGAGTGGCTGCGCCGCTTAGGCAAGCCGGTGATCGTCGTCGCCAACAAGATCGACAGCCCCAAACACGAGGTGTACCTCGCGGAGCTGTGGGCTCTCGGCTTCGGCGACCCCATCGCCATCAGCGCCGAGCACGCGCGCGGCCTCGACGACCTGATGGAGCGGGTGATGGGTTACCTCCCCGAGGACGACGAG
Above is a window of Deinococcus planocerae DNA encoding:
- the ilvA gene encoding threonine ammonia-lyase, biosynthetic; this encodes MTQTQTFTPGSLDAQDVLRLALTSRVYRAAVETPLSAAPGISARTGCAVWLKREDQQPIFSFKLRGAFNKMSHLTPEEAARGVICASAGNHAQGVAYAAQELGLKAVIVMPVTTPEIKVQACRSRGAEVVLHGDSFSDAEAHAYRLQRESGLTFVHPYDDPLVLAGQGTIALELLRQVEGGAYTVFVPVGGGGLIAGVASVLKALWADVRIVGVEPDDSDAMYQSLQAGTRVRLGTVGIFVDGVAVKQVGAYTFDLTRRYVDDWVRVSTDEVCAAIKDVFDDTRAVMEPAGALAVAGLKKYAAERGLAGETLVALTCGANMNFDRLRHVAERTEIGERREATLAVTIPERPGAFRTFIEVIGPRAVTEFNYRYAPRHEARIFVGVQLRHPGERSELVDTLTAHGYGVTDLTDNEIAKVHIRHMVGGRAPEATNERVYSFTFPERPGALLEFLTHLHAGWNISLFHYRNHGSAHGRVLAGIQVPDEDLDAFAAFLQGVGYPATDMTGNAAYRLFLT
- a CDS encoding M23 family metallopeptidase; the protein is MRKRSWGLGLLLAGGGAVAWAHYAPALPDSAIAKPARQFGLPFAGAPGPETWLLGQGYGNTTGAYRQRRSTYVNLQGVHAGLDFSAPCGTPVRAIGDGVVAEVDGPHGSPPHNVVINHAGNLSSLYGHLRVRSSVRVGQRVTRGQVIGESGDSQFTCVSAPHLHLELRDRSHQRFFNPLPYIAADWDSLALAGSFGRGYQYDLAAPRRWQTPESQPEVRRGGRILNEFARPWPPSPGGAR